A segment of the Micromonospora sediminicola genome:
GCTGGGATGTTGGTCTGGTCGAGGCCGGTGATGGCGAACGTCAGGCGGTTCCCGATGCCGGGATTGTCGGCAAGCTCTCCGGTGACGGACAGCGAGCCGTTCGGGCGGCAGGTCACGGTCAGTGAGATCCATTGTTCAAGTGAGGTGAGCACTGCTTCGCCGCGTAGTTGTTGGTTGATCAGCTCTAGCCCGTGTCGGAAGGTCTGTAGTTCATCGACACGTAGCCCGGCGGCGAGCTGTGCTGAGAAGCCGCCCACGTGGGCCGAGATCGGGCTGATCAGCCAGTTGCCGTCCCAGTAGTCGGTGCTGCCGGGGTGCATTCTTCCCATGACGCGGACCGTTAGATGGTCGTCGTTGGGGAGTCCGATGACCAGTTCGGGGGGTTCGGTCACGCCGGTGATCATGCCATCCCTTCCCGGGTGGACGTCTTCTGTCTGGGTGGTTCGGGTTTGCGGACCTTGAACCGGGCGATGGGCTTGGTGGTGGTGCGGGGCACTTCGCTGAGGAGCTGGTCGCCGTCGTGGACGCGGAAGGTGGTGTCGGCGGCTTCGACGGTGAGGGTGGTTCCGGCGTGGGCGATGCCGACGTGGATGCGTTGACCAGCGATGACCAGGGATCCTCGGCAGCTGACGCGGCGTTCGACCCGCAGGGGTTCGGGTGCCGGTGTTGGTGGTGGTCCGGCGGGGCGGGCGTCGCGGATGCGGGCGACTTCGGCCGGTGTCAGCGGGTTGGGCAGGCTGCGCAGCAGGACGCCGTCGGCGGTGATCTGCATGAGGCCGCGGTCGAGGCGGACGGTGACGCGCCTGCCGGCGAAGTGGTAGCCGACGGGGTGTTGCCGGCCGGCGAGGCCGATCAGGCCGGTGGCGTTGACGAGCCGTTCGACCTCGATCGGGGCGCCGGCCTGGATGGTGCCGGTGGTGATCGGTGGTGGCCCGGCCGGTTGGCCGTCGTCGGCGAGGATCTGGCGCAGGTGCGCAGGGGTAAGTCGGGACGGGACGGTCTTGAGTCGGACGCCGTCGACGAGCAGGTGAACGACGGTGGTGTCGGCCCAGAGGGTCACCG
Coding sequences within it:
- a CDS encoding WapI family immunity protein; its protein translation is MITGVTEPPELVIGLPNDDHLTVRVMGRMHPGSTDYWDGNWLISPISAHVGGFSAQLAAGLRVDELQTFRHGLELINQQLRGEAVLTSLEQWISLTVTCRPNGSLSVTGELADNPGIGNRLTFAITGLDQTNIPAMLTALSALESAYPLLGQP